The bacterium genomic interval CGTCCTCTCGGCTGCTCTCGGTTACTTCAGCAGGGTCATGGCGCCGGCCAGGCTGCCCGTGGCGGTGCGCAGCACGTAGCTGTAGCGGCCGCTGGGGGCGGCGGTGCCCGCGTTGGTCGTGCCGGTCCAGGTCACCTGATGGGGGCCCGCGGCCAGGGCGCCGTCGTGCAGGGTGGCGACCAGGCGGCCGGCCATGTCGTACACGCTGAGCTCGGCGTGGCCCGCCTTCTCCAGGCTGAAGTCGATGCGCGTCGAGGGGTTGAACGGGTTCGGGTAGTTGCGGCCGAGGGTCGCGCCGGCGAGGGCCTCGGCGTCGGGCACGGACGACAGGTCATCCTGCTCGAAGACGATGTTGTCGTAGAAGATGGCCGAGCCCTGGTAGAACGTCGCCGTGTTGGCGAAGCCGAACTGGAAGAGCTGGCCCACGAGGCTGGCGTCGATGGGCAGGCTCATGCTGTAGCCGCCCCAGGTGTCGGGGACCGCCGTCATGTCGACGGTGACCAGGTTCGTGGTGGCGTAGCCGGACATGGGATCGAGGGTCTTGATGAACGCGAGAGCGGTCGAGGAGCCCTCGATGTTCCCCTTCTTGCACTGGAACGAGAACTTCCAGGTGCTGCCCACGTCGGCGGCGCCGATGGTCTGCTCCTGGAAGACGTTCGACTCGATCAGGTTGCCGTTGGCGTGGTCGGCGTTGTTGTAGTCGCTGAAGACGGCGAGCTGCTGGAAGCCCTGCTCGACGCCGCCCTGGCCCACGTCGATCTGGCAGAAGGCGAAGCCGTCGTTGGGCGCGACGAAGGTGCCGTAGCCGTACAGGTACGTGGTGCCGGTGGGATCGAACACGTTGCCGAACACGACCCAGCCGTCGTTGGCGAGGGCGGCCGTGTCGGGCTGGATCAGGAGCTCGAAGTCCTGGGTGTAGGTCGCGAGGTCGGCCTGGGCCGCGAGAGGCGCCAGGATCGCCAGCACGAAGGCGGCGACGAGGGCGATGCGGGAGCGACGGGACGTCATGGTCAGTACCTCCTGGGGGCGATGGGCCCCGGTGGGTTGCGGTCGACGCGAAGTCTGGGGGTCCTGCCGGGCAGTGCTTGCTTCAGGCGGTGTCAAGTGATCTCATGGGAGCGAGAAGCCGGGTGCCCTCCGGGATCGCCGGGGTCAACTGGACTCTTGACAGGACCAGCACCATCATACACTATGTTCGGAGTCCGAACAAAGATTTTTTTCGCACGCCGCCGGTGCGAGGAAAGCGAGGCCCGATGGCACGCCACGAATTCCCCGACGGGTTCCTCTGGGGCGCCGCGACCAGCGCCGCCCAGATCGAGGGCGCGTGCGACGTGGACGGCCGGGGACCCTCCATCTGGGACCGCTTCGCCGCCGAACCCGGGCGCATCGCCGACGGCACCACCCCGGCGGTGGCCTGCGATTCCTACCGGCGCTGGCGCGACGACATCGACCTCATGCGCGACCTGGGTCTGGGCGGCTACCGCTTCTCCATCGCCTGGCCGCGCATCCAGCCGACCGGGCGCGGACCGGCCCTCGCCGCCGGGCTCGACCACTACGACCGGCTCGTCGACGGCCTGCTGGACGCGGGGATCGAACCCTTCCCGACCCTCTACCACTGGGATCTGCCTGCCGCCCTGCAGGATGAGGGCGGCTGGGGCGAGCGGGACACGGCGGCGGCCTTCGCCGACTACGCCGGCCTGGTGGTGGGACGGCTCGGCGATCGGGTCACCCGCTGGGTCACCCACAACGAGCCCTGGTGCATCGCCTGCCTCGGCCACGAGGAGGGGGTGCAGGCGCCGGGCCTGAAGGATCCCGGCCTGTCCCTGCGAGTGGCGCACCATGTCCTGCTCTCGCACGGCCTGGCGGCCCGGGCGATCCGCGCGGCCGCTTCCGGGGCCGAGGTCGGCATCGTCATCATCCACTGCCCCGGCATGCCGCACACCGACACGCCGGCCGACCGGGACGCCGCCCGCTTCTTCGACGGTCTCTTCAACCGCTGGTATCTCGACCCGGTCTTCAAGGGGACCTATCCGGCGGACGCCATCGCCGACCGTGTCGCCCGCGGCCATCTCGCCGGGCCGGAGCTTCCCTTTGTTCGGGAACCTGACATGGAGATCATCCGCGCGCCGCTCGATTTCCTCGGCCTGAACTACTACAGCCGGAACGTCATGCGCGCAGGGGCGAACGGCCCCGAGCCCGTCCCGATGGCGCCGGACGAGGATCTGACCGACATGGGCTGGGAGGTCTACCCGCAGGGCCTGCACGACTCGCTCGTGCGGGTGCACCGCGACTATGGGCCGGCCCGCATCTACGTCACCGAGAACGGCGCCGCCTACGACGATCCCGCCGGTGCCGACGGGCGCATCGCCGACGCCCGCCGCATCGCCTACCTCGAAAGCCATCTCGTGGCCTGCCACCGCGCCCTCGCCGACGGCGTGCCCCTGGCCGGCTACTTCGCCTGGTCCCTGCTCGACAACTTCGAGTGGGCCCTGGGCTACGCCAAGAAGTTCGGTCTGCACGCGGTCGATCCCGCGACGCAGGACCGGACGCCGAAACTCAGCGCCGCCTGGTACCGGGACGTCGTCGCGCGGAACGCGGTCGACGCCCCCGGGCCGGATTCCCCGTTCCCGAACCAAGGAGCCCACCGTGCGTCCCAAGGTTGATCGTCGCCTCCTGCGCCCCGTTCCCGCGGGGATCCTGTTCGCCTTCGTCCTCCTGTGGGGAGCCGCCGCCGCGGCGTCCGACCTGCCCGCGATCGAGATCGTCAAGGACGCGGGGGGGCAGCGTCTCGTGGTCGACGGCGAGGACTTCATGGTCTTCGGCATGAACTGGGGCTACATGCCCATCGGGCAGAACTACACCTACAGCCTGTACGAGCAGCCCGAGGAGGTCATCAAGGCCGCCATCGACACCGAGATGGAGCTGCTCAAGGAGATGCACGTCAACACGATCCGGCACTACGTGGGCATCCCGCCCAAGTGGGTGCGGTACATCTACGAGAAGCACGGCATCTACACGGTGCTGAACCACACCATCGGGCGCTACGGCCTGACCCTCGACGGCACCTGGTACCCCAATACCGACTACAGCGACCCGCGCGTGCGCGAGACCCTGCGCGCCGAGATGAAGGCGGTGGTCGAGGAGTTCAAGGACACCCCGGGCGTGCTCATGTGGCTGCTGGGCAACGAGAACAACTACGGCCTGACCTGGAAGAGCGCCGAGACCGAGGCCCTGCCCGAGGGCGAGAAGAACGCCGTCCGGGCCCGCTACCTGTACTCGCTGTTCGGTGAGATCATCGACGACATCCACGCCATCGACAAGGGCCGTCCGGTGGCCATGGCCAACGGCGACCTGCAGTACATCGACATCATCGCCGAGGAGTGCGCCGACATCGACGTCTTCGGCTCGAACGTGTACCGCGGCATCTCGGCGCGCGACTTCTACCAGGTCGTGCAGGACAAGCTCGACGTGCCCACGTTCTTCACCGAGTTCGGCGCCGACGCCTTCAACGCCGTGACCATGCAGGAGGACCAGGCGGCGCAGGCCTACTACCTGCTGGGCCAGTGGCGCGAGATCTACGAGCAGTCGGCCGGCAAGGGACGCGTCGGCAACGCCATCGGCGGCCTCATCTTCCAGTGGAGCGACGGCTGGTGGAAGTACAAGCAGGAGGAGCGCCTGGACATCCACGACACCAACGCCTCGTGGCCCAACGCCGGCTACCCGACCGACTACGTCGAAGGCCACAACAACATGAACGAGGAGTGGTGGGGCATCTGCGCCAAGGGCTTCAGCGACTCGCGGGGGCTGTACCAGGTGTACCCGCGCGCGGCCTACTACGCCCTGCGCGACGCCTTCCGCCTCGACCCCTACGGCAAGAGCACCGACATCGACGCCATCCGCTCGCACTTCGACGGCATCACCCCCATGGGCGCCGCCCTCGCGGCGCGCGGCGACAAGGCGGCCCTCGAGGGCACGACCCTGAGCAGGGTGCGCGTGGCGGGCGTGCGCATGGAATTCGAGACCTACAGCACCGGGGGCGACAACATCTCGACCCCGCCCATCGAGACGCCCCAGGAGGGCTACCCCTCGTTCCAGGGCTTCGACCACAACCAGAGCTTCTTCGTCGACTTCGAGGCCAAGCCCAGCGACGCCGTGGTCGGCAAGCTCAGCCTGAACGTGTTGGGGCACGTGGCCAAGAACCCCATCGACGAGATCTTCTACGAGAACCGCGGGCGGCCGAAGACGCTGCTCGACGACAACGGCGATCCGGTGCAGATCGAGTCGCTCGAACGCGTGAAGGTGTACCAGGGCTCGATCACCTGGGAGGACCAGGACTTCCAGCTCGACGCCTTCTACCGCGTCGGCCACCTGCACTGGCAGTACGAGGGCGACTTCTTCGGCCTCTACCGGGACGGCTTCTACGGCGAGAATCTCGACATCTACAACGGCGAGGCGCCCATCGGCATGCAGATCGCGGGCAAGGGCGACCTCGAGGGCCTGAAGGTGGCCTTCGGGCCGCAGTTGTGGTGGGGCGCGAATCCGGCCGTGTTCATCAAGTACCAGCGCAAGCTGGCCGGCATCGACTGGACGGGTGTCTTCCAGGAGGACTTCGCCCAGCAGAACACGGTCACCACGTCGATCGCCATTCCCGTGCGCCAGACCCGCAAGGCGGCCCTGAGCATGGCCACCGACCTCGGGCCGTTCGGCTTCGAGGGCGGCGCCCTGTGGTCGGGCCAGCCGCGGGTGGGCGAGACCTTCCAGATCGTCGACGAGGGGCTGGTGGGCGCCGAGGTGCCCGTGGCGCCCGGCGACGTGCGCCAGGACACCGTGACCGACGAGGACACCTGGGGCTTCAAGGGCAAGCTCACCTGGCAGAAGGGCCGCTGGAACTGGTACGGACAGGGCGCGGTGATGGGTCTGGTGGCCGACGCCGGCCCGACCGCGATCCCGACCTACACCGGCTGGACCCTGAAGGACAGCGGCTCGGGCAACCAGGTCAACGCCATCACCGGCGTGGCCGTCAACGCGGGCGACTGGCAGATCGGGCCGAACTTCCTCTGGCAGAAACCCATCGTCGGGCCCATGCCCCACTCGGACGACCTGACGGGCACGCCGGGCCGCACGCGCAACGTGCGCGACGACCCGTTCGCCGTGATCTGGAACCGGGAGACCACGGCGGCCGAGCTCATGCTGACGTACGATCCGACCCCGGCGACCTGGATGTGGTCGTGGGACAGCGACGTGCGGGAGAACGCGGACCTGGCCGCGAGCCTGGGCTTCTCGGTGCGCAAGCACCACACCACGTCCGACGCCAAGCTCTTCGTGGCCGACACGGGCGACGTCTACGCCTTCGCCGGCGGCACGCCCGCCCGCGACTGGGGCGACCTGTGGGAGGTCAACTGCCGCGTCGTGAACAAGGTGGGCGACAAGGCGAAGATGGTCAGCCACGTGGTCTTCGGCACGGCCGAGCCCAACGGCGACAACACCCGGCTCGTGAAGCGCTTCAGCGTGGACAGCCGCCTGGTGTGGCCGCGTCTGGCCCTCGGCTGGCACGCCAAGTTCAACGACTTCGGTCCCTACGACTACCACCGGGACCACAACCTGACCTATCCCCTGCAGCTGATGGCCGACGTGAGCGTGACCCTCGGCGCACCCCGCTGGTTCGATTTCCCCCAGACCCGGCTGGGCGTGCGCGGCACCTACCGCACCCTCGACCGGTACTCGAACCGCTACATGCCGGACGGCGTGGTCGCGCCGGCCCAGGGCGAGCTCTACCCCGAGGGCCTGGACAAGGGGAACGAGTGGGAGATCCGGACCTACCTGCATCTGGCGATCTGAGCCGGCGGGACCCAGCCCCGGAACGCGACGAGGCCCGGTCCGAAGACCGGGCCTCTCGCTTGGGCCGCGCTTGCGCGTGGTGGGGTACCGGCCCGGCGTCGTCGGGATCTACTGCCGGACCAGGATGGACGCCGTCGCCACGAGGACGCTCAGGGCGGCCACGAGGCGGAAGCGGGGGCTCGTCGTCAGAAGGAACATGACTCGCTCACTTTCCATGCCTGGGGTTCGGTCGGGTTCATGGGGTAGGACGCATGCCGGCGGGCCGGGGTTTCGTGAACAATTGCAAATTTCGTGTGAGGGGGGCGGCTGCAGATGGAGAAGACCGCCGGAGCGGGGCTCCGGCGGTCTCGTCGGGGGCAGGGTCCGTGGTCGCGGACTACTTCAGCAGCAGCATCTTCCGCGTCAGCGTCTCGTTGCCGGCGCGCAGCTGGTAGAAGTACACGCCGCTGGCCCGGTTGCGGGCGTTGAAGGTGACCTCGTGGTCGCCGGCGCCCAGGAAACCGTCCACCGGGCGCGAGACGAGGCGACCCGCCGCATCGTAGATGCTGAGGGTCACGTCGGTCGCCGCGGGCAGCGCGAAGCGGATGACGGTCATGGGGTTGAACGGATTCGGCTGGTTGCCGAGGCTGAGCTCCGCGCCGGTGCGGAACACGTCGCCGCTCTCGCAGCTGCGCGTCACCACGTTGGCGCCCGAGTCGTAGCTCGAGCCGCTCAGGGAGACGCCGGTCACCTCGAAGCACCACTCGCCGGACGCGTTCCTGGTCTTGGCGGAGGTCACGCTGACGACGCCGTTGGAGCCGGTGGTGCCGCTCGTGGAGCCGCCGGTGGGGCCGTCGATGCTGAACGTCACCGTGGCGCCGGCGACGGCGTTGCCGCCGGCGTCGACCACGGAGGCCGAGCAGGTGCCGTTCGTGTTCGGGCCCTTGCTCTCGCGGCCCACGGTCATGGAGGCCACGTGCATGTCGCCGCCGCCGCCGGGCCCGCCGGTGCCGCCGAACATGGTCGGGCGGTACAGGGCCATCTGCTGGTCCATGCGGGCGGTCTGGCCCGCGGTGAACTCGAACATGCAGCTGTCGTCGGTGTAGTCCATGTAGTTGGTGATCGGGTCGGGGCCGTTGCCGGCGCAGGTGTCGCGGCCGTTGGGGCAGCCGTAGGCGGGGGACGACTCGGGGGCCGTGTCGCTCACGTAGTCGCCGGGGTTGCTGCAGCCGCCCTGGAAGGTGTGGTACAGGCCGAGGAAGTGGCCGATCTCGTGGGTGGCCGTGTCGCCCTCGTCGTAGGGAGCCGCGCCGCCGCCCGGCACCGACGCGTACAGGATCACCACGCCGTGCATGTAGCTGTCCTCGGCGTACATGTCGGGGAAGGTCGCGTAGCCGAGCAGGCCGCCGCCGATGTTGCAGAAGTAGACGTTCAGGGTCGTGGCCGGATCGACGGCCAGGGCCTGCTTCATGCGGCGCTCGTCGCGGCTGCCGTAGCGGTGGGTCGACCACTTTGTGTCGTAGGTGCGGTCGGTGCTCACCAGGTCGAAACTGTAGCCGGTGCCGGCGTAGGCCTGGTTCAGCACCTGCATCTGCGCGTTGATCTGCTGATTGGTGAGATCGCCGACGCCGTTGGTCTGGGCCACGACGTGGACCGCCACGGGAATCGTCACGTTGGCCTTGTCGCGCAGCTGCGCCCAGCCGCCCGTCTTCAGCCAGGCGTCGACCTCGGCCTGGATCTGCTCCGTGCGCTCGAGGCTGGGGGTTTCGGTGGCGCAGCGGACGCCGGCGACGACCTGGCCGGCCTTCTCGAAGGTGATGTCGGCGGCGAAGGCGAGTCCGGCGCCGAGTACGGTGAGTGCGAGAGCGAGCGAGAGGATGCGTGGGAGTCTGTTCACGGCGAGCTCCTGTTCGGGGGTGGTCGGATGATCCCCGCGAAAACGGTGCGGAAAACGCGGCGAACGGCCCGCGCCGCCCTCGTCCGGACGCCCGGGGGGCGCCCCGGGAATCCGTGGCTCGTGAACTTTATCACGAAATCACACCAATTCACCATGATTTTGATCCCGTATTTCATTTTGGTGACCCCCTTCCCCCGGGGGCGTCTCATCGGTTAAAATAGAGTCGTCGATCAACCCGATTCGCCCGCATCCGTTGATTCCACCAAGGAGAGACTCCATGAAGACAAGGCTCATGTTCCTCACCCTGCTGGCCCTGCTGGCCTGCGCCGGAACGGCCGGCGCCACCATCGACTGGGCCGGCAACGTCTGGCCGCTGCACAACTCGAGCCACGTGTCGTCGGCCGGGATCGACGTCTACGCCCAGGTCTACAAGGGCGGCACCACCGACGCGGCCGGCCAGGGCGCCGACATCTGGGCCGAGCTGTACTACGCCAGCAGCACCGACGGGATCTATCACATCGTGCTGATGACCTACAACGGCGACATCGGCAACAACGACGAGTACACGG includes:
- a CDS encoding beta-glucosidase, whose protein sequence is MARHEFPDGFLWGAATSAAQIEGACDVDGRGPSIWDRFAAEPGRIADGTTPAVACDSYRRWRDDIDLMRDLGLGGYRFSIAWPRIQPTGRGPALAAGLDHYDRLVDGLLDAGIEPFPTLYHWDLPAALQDEGGWGERDTAAAFADYAGLVVGRLGDRVTRWVTHNEPWCIACLGHEEGVQAPGLKDPGLSLRVAHHVLLSHGLAARAIRAAASGAEVGIVIIHCPGMPHTDTPADRDAARFFDGLFNRWYLDPVFKGTYPADAIADRVARGHLAGPELPFVREPDMEIIRAPLDFLGLNYYSRNVMRAGANGPEPVPMAPDEDLTDMGWEVYPQGLHDSLVRVHRDYGPARIYVTENGAAYDDPAGADGRIADARRIAYLESHLVACHRALADGVPLAGYFAWSLLDNFEWALGYAKKFGLHAVDPATQDRTPKLSAAWYRDVVARNAVDAPGPDSPFPNQGAHRASQG
- a CDS encoding glycosidase produces the protein MVFGMNWGYMPIGQNYTYSLYEQPEEVIKAAIDTEMELLKEMHVNTIRHYVGIPPKWVRYIYEKHGIYTVLNHTIGRYGLTLDGTWYPNTDYSDPRVRETLRAEMKAVVEEFKDTPGVLMWLLGNENNYGLTWKSAETEALPEGEKNAVRARYLYSLFGEIIDDIHAIDKGRPVAMANGDLQYIDIIAEECADIDVFGSNVYRGISARDFYQVVQDKLDVPTFFTEFGADAFNAVTMQEDQAAQAYYLLGQWREIYEQSAGKGRVGNAIGGLIFQWSDGWWKYKQEERLDIHDTNASWPNAGYPTDYVEGHNNMNEEWWGICAKGFSDSRGLYQVYPRAAYYALRDAFRLDPYGKSTDIDAIRSHFDGITPMGAALAARGDKAALEGTTLSRVRVAGVRMEFETYSTGGDNISTPPIETPQEGYPSFQGFDHNQSFFVDFEAKPSDAVVGKLSLNVLGHVAKNPIDEIFYENRGRPKTLLDDNGDPVQIESLERVKVYQGSITWEDQDFQLDAFYRVGHLHWQYEGDFFGLYRDGFYGENLDIYNGEAPIGMQIAGKGDLEGLKVAFGPQLWWGANPAVFIKYQRKLAGIDWTGVFQEDFAQQNTVTTSIAIPVRQTRKAALSMATDLGPFGFEGGALWSGQPRVGETFQIVDEGLVGAEVPVAPGDVRQDTVTDEDTWGFKGKLTWQKGRWNWYGQGAVMGLVADAGPTAIPTYTGWTLKDSGSGNQVNAITGVAVNAGDWQIGPNFLWQKPIVGPMPHSDDLTGTPGRTRNVRDDPFAVIWNRETTAAELMLTYDPTPATWMWSWDSDVRENADLAASLGFSVRKHHTTSDAKLFVADTGDVYAFAGGTPARDWGDLWEVNCRVVNKVGDKAKMVSHVVFGTAEPNGDNTRLVKRFSVDSRLVWPRLALGWHAKFNDFGPYDYHRDHNLTYPLQLMADVSVTLGAPRWFDFPQTRLGVRGTYRTLDRYSNRYMPDGVVAPAQGELYPEGLDKGNEWEIRTYLHLAI
- a CDS encoding T9SS type A sorting domain-containing protein codes for the protein MNRLPRILSLALALTVLGAGLAFAADITFEKAGQVVAGVRCATETPSLERTEQIQAEVDAWLKTGGWAQLRDKANVTIPVAVHVVAQTNGVGDLTNQQINAQMQVLNQAYAGTGYSFDLVSTDRTYDTKWSTHRYGSRDERRMKQALAVDPATTLNVYFCNIGGGLLGYATFPDMYAEDSYMHGVVILYASVPGGGAAPYDEGDTATHEIGHFLGLYHTFQGGCSNPGDYVSDTAPESSPAYGCPNGRDTCAGNGPDPITNYMDYTDDSCMFEFTAGQTARMDQQMALYRPTMFGGTGGPGGGGDMHVASMTVGRESKGPNTNGTCSASVVDAGGNAVAGATVTFSIDGPTGGSTSGTTGSNGVVSVTSAKTRNASGEWCFEVTGVSLSGSSYDSGANVVTRSCESGDVFRTGAELSLGNQPNPFNPMTVIRFALPAATDVTLSIYDAAGRLVSRPVDGFLGAGDHEVTFNARNRASGVYFYQLRAGNETLTRKMLLLK